The following proteins come from a genomic window of Emys orbicularis isolate rEmyOrb1 chromosome 9, rEmyOrb1.hap1, whole genome shotgun sequence:
- the CHRND gene encoding acetylcholine receptor subunit delta codes for MERPALWLALLWAVALSGGLAVNQEERLMNYLFVEKGYNKELRPVTNKDDSVNVDLGLTLSNLVSLKEADETLTTNVWIDHSWTDYRLQWNKSEFGGLEILRLPPHMLWLPEIVLENNNDGFFQIAYYCNVLVYESGFVYWLPPAIFHSACPINVNFFPFDWQNCSLKFSSLRYNAKEITMNLKQEPDRMLNKSYLVEWITLDLEAFTENGEWEIVHKPARKNIDRSVSPESSKYQDITFYLIIKRKPLFYIINIVLPCILIAFMAIFVFYLPAESGEKMTLAISVLLAQSVFLLLISQRLPATSLAIPLIGKYLLFIMLLVTAVVGTCVIVLNIHFRTPSTHVMSSWIKELFLETLPRLLHMSRPAESEPDPRAGLLIRRSSSVGYMAKAEEYFAIKSRSELMFEKQSERHGLASRVTPSRPKPLGMADTQELLYSEVKPAIDGANFIIKHTRDKNDYNEEKDNWNRVSRTVDRLCLFLVTPVMILGTLGIFLTGIYNEPPELPFAGDPFDYSMEHRHFV; via the exons ATGGAGAGGCCGGCCCTGTGGCTCGCTCTGCTCTGGGCCGTCGCCCTGTCGG GCGGCCTGGCCGTGAACCAGGAGGAGCGGCTCATGAACTACCTCTTTGTGGAGAAGGGCTACAACAAGGAGCTGCGGCCCGTCACCAACAAGGACGACAGCGTCAACGTGGACCTGGGCCTGACGCTCTCCAACCTCGTCTCTCTG AAAGAGGCCGACGAGACCCTCACCACCAACGTGTGGATTGATCAC AGCTGGACAGATTACAGGCTGCAGTGGAACAAGTCAGAGTTTGGTGGCCTGGAGATCCTTCGCCTGCCCCCGCACATGCTGTGGCTGCCCGAGATCGTCTTGGAGAACAA CAACGACGGCTTCTTCCAGATCGCCTACTACTGCAACGTGCTGGTGTACGAGTCCGGCTTCGTATACTGGCTGCCACCCGCCATCTTCCACAGCGCCTGCCCCATCAACGTCAACTTCTTCCCCTTCGACTGGCAGAACTGCAGCCTCAAGTTCAG CTCCCTCCGCTACAACGCCAAGGAGATCACCATGAACCTGAAGCAGGAACCTGACCGAATGCTCAACAAAAGCTACCTGGTGGAATGGATCACCCTCGACCTGGAGGCCTTCACAG AGAATGGTGAGTGGGAGATCGTCCACAAACCGGCCCGCAAGAACATCGACAGGAGTGTCTCACCCGAGAGTAGCAAGTACCAGGACATCACCTTCTACCTCATCATCAAGCGGAAGCCGCTCTTCTACATCATCAACATTGTCCTGCCCTGCATCCTCATCGCCTTCATGGCCATCTTCGTCTTCTACCTGCCAGCCGAAA GTGGGGAGAAGATGACTCTGGCTATCTCCGTTCTGCTGGCCCAGTCTGTCTTCCTGCTGCTGATCTCCCAGCGTCTGCCAGCCACCTCCCTCGCCATCCCCCTCATTGGCAA GTACCTGCTCTTCATCATGCTGCTGGTGACCGCGGTGGTGGGGACCTGCGTGATCGTGCTGAACATCCACTTCCGGACGCCCAGCACCCACGTCATGTCCAGCTGGATCAAAGAG ctcttccTGGAGACGCTGCCGCGCCTGCTGCACATGTCCAGGCCGGCGGAGAGTGAGCCAGACCCCCGCGCTGGCCTGCTGATCCGGCGCAGCAGCTCCGTGGGCTACATGGCCAAGGCGGAGGAGTACTTCGCCATCAAGTCCCGCAGCGAGCTCATGTTCGAGAAGCAGTCGGAGCGGCACGGGCTGGCCAGCCGCGTCACCCCCTCCC GGCCCAAGCCCCTGGGCATGGCCGACACGCAGGAGCTGCTGTACAGCGAGGTGAAGCCGGCCATCGACGGCGCCAACTTCATCATCAAGCACACGCGGGACAAGAACGACTACAACGAG GAGAAGGATAACTGGAACCGCGTTTCCCGGACGGTCGACCGCCTCTGCCTCTTTCTGGTGACCCCGGTGATGATCCTCGGGACCCTGGGGATCTTCCTGACGGGAATCTACAACGAACCCCCCGAGCTGCCCTTCGCCGGGGACCCCTTCGACTACAGCATGGAGCACAGGCACTTCGTCTAG
- the CHRNG gene encoding acetylcholine receptor subunit gamma, whose protein sequence is MRCLALLATLGSLTAVLCRNQEEKLLSDLMTNYNRNLRPAQGEGDIINVTLKLTLTNLISLNEREETLTTNIWIEMKWCDYRLQWDPDEYDNIQILRVPSTEVWLPDIVLENNIDGVFEITLYCNTLLESNGCLLWMPPAIYRTSCAIFVTYFPFDWQNCSMVFQSQTYSANEINLLLTEEDGQTIEWIVIDPEAFTENGEWAIKHRPAKKIVNAERFTPDDLGYQQVVFYLIIQRKPLFYVINIIVPCVLISSVAVVVYFLPAKAGGQKCTVSINVLLAQTVFLFLIAQKVPETSDAMPLIGKYLTFLLVVTVVIVANAVIVLNVSLRTPNTHAMSQKVRQICLRRLPHFLGMHMRRSDMAPRPLLARRRSSLGLMVKADEYMLWKARTELIFEKQKERAGLMKAVLEKIGRGLENGCTQDLCHSLVQAGPEIRACVDACNHIAKTLREQNDFDNENEEWILVGRVIDRVCFLVMASLFILGTVSIFLMAHFNQAPAAPFPGDPKRYLP, encoded by the exons ATGCGCTGCCTGGCTCTGCTCGCGACCCTCGGCTCCCTCACAG CCGTGCTGTGCCGGAACCAGGAGGAGAAGCTGCTCAGTGACCTGATGACCAACTACAACCGCAACCTGCGCCCGGCCCAGGGGGAGGGCGACATCATTAACGTCACGCTGAAGCTGACCCTCACCAATCTCATCTCCCTG AACGAGCGGGAAGAGACCCTCACCACCAACATCTGGATTGAGATG AAATGGTGCGATTATCGGCTGCAGTGGGATCCTGACGAATACGACAACATCCAGATACTGAGGGTGCCCTCCACCGAGGTGTGGCTGCCGGACATCGTCCTGGAGAACAA CATCGACGGGGTGTTTGAAATCACCCTGTACTGCAACACGCTGCTGGAATCCAATGGCTGCCTCCTGTGGATGCCGCCCGCCATCTACCGCACCTCCTGCGCCATCTTTGTCACCTACTTCCCCTTCGACTGGCAGAACTGCTCCATGGTGTTCCA gTCCCAGACCTACAGCGCCAATGAAATTAACCTGCTGCTGACGGAGGAAGATGGGCAGACCATTGAGTGGATCGTCATTGACCCCGAAGCTTTCACAG AGAACGGGGAGTGGGCGATCAAGCACCGGCCGGCCAAGAAGATCGTGAACGCCGAGCGCTTCACCCCGGACGACTTGGGTTACCAGCAGGTCGTCTTCTACCTAATCATCCAGAGGAAACCGCTCTTCTACGTCATCAACATCATAGTGCCCTGCGTGCTCATCTCCTCCGTGGCCGTGGTGGTGTATTTCCTGCCGGCCAAAG CGGGCGGCCAGAAGTGCACAGTCTCCATAAACGTCCTCCTGGCCCAGACAGTCTTCCTCTTTCTGATTGCACAGAAGGTGCCAGAGACCTCCGACGCCATGCCGCTCATTGGCAA GTACCTGACCTTTCTCCTGGTGGTGACGGTGGTGATCGTGGCGAACGCCGTCATCGTGCTGAACGTCTCGCTGAGGACACCCAACACGCACGCCATGTCGCAGAAAGTGCGGCAG ATCTGCCTGCGGCGGCTGCCCCACTTCCTGGGGATGCACATGCGCCGCAGCGACATGGCCCCCCGCCCGCTGCTGGCACGGCGCCGCAGCTCCCTGGGGCTGATGGTGAAGGCTGACGAGTACATGCTGTGGAAGGCCCGGACCGAGCTGATCTTTGAGAAGCAGAAGGAGAGGGCCGGGCTGATGAAGGCTGTCCTGGAAAAGATCG GGAGAGGCCTGGAAAACGGGTGCACCCAGGATCTCTGTCACAGCTTGGTGCAGGCTGGTCCCGAGATCCGGGCCTGCGTTGACGCCTGCAACCACATTGCCAAGACGCTGCGGGAGCAGAACGACTTCGACAAT GAGAACGAGGAGTGGATCCTGGTGGGGAGAGTCATCGACCGCGTCTGCTTCTTGGTCATGGCCTCGCTCTTCATCCTGGGGACGGTCAGCATCTTCCTGATGGCCCATTTCAACCAGGCGCCAGCAGCGCCCTTTCCCGGGGACCCCAAGCGCTACCTGCCATAG
- the LOC135883404 gene encoding phospholipid scramblase 2-like, which translates to MAALSSQPSPFGHLTRERHIQVPTRSLRKKDGAPGLRAGGTSPSWEGTSRANQAQEPDFGSNQGSPDAPSSAEDPGHQLEGRRWPGSKWGGTAGEEATESPLPRLGWRGRRARRRSPEQSLQQVQEDDDVPPLGLQVLAGVSQLRITARAGLRGFAGDPGRTYMVGTAQAKGLLVAIEETSRLCLHLCGPARSCRIRLQDPQGQDVLWLRRPFGAGASCLGCCRTEMRVFTAGDQLVGSVRQRWGILAHLWDLRDLHGAATMRIRGSCAASRCSSNQEFQVTSRAGSPVAVIWKRWPGFNEDQNVDHEFFGVDISAKLGAEDTALLLAAAFLLNFMFFEMS; encoded by the exons ATGGCCGCGCTCAGCTCCCAGCCGTCTCCCTTCGGGCACCTGACGCGGGAGCGGCACATCCAAGTGCCGACGAGGTCCTTGAGGAAGAAGGACGGGGCTCCGGGCCTCCGGGCCGGGGGGACGTCCCCCAGCTGGGAAGGCACAAGCCGAGCTAACCAGGCTCAAGAGCCGGACTTTGGGAGCAACCAGGGGAGCCCGGATGCCCCTTCGAGTGCCGAGGACCCTGGCCACCAACTCGAGGGCCGGAGATGGCCGGGAAGCAAGTGGGGTGGGACTGCCGGGGAGGAAGCCACCGAGTCGCCTCTGCCGCGGCTGGGCTGGCGGGGCAGGAGAGCCCGCAGACGGAGCCCGGAGCAGAGCTTGCAGCAGGTTCAGGAGGACGACGACGTTCCACCGCTCGGGCTGCAGGTGCTGGCCGGCGTCTCCCAGCTGCGCATCACCGCCCGAGCTGGGCTACGCG GGTTCGCCGGGGACCCAGGGAGAACGTACATGGTGGGCACCGCGCAGGCAAAGGGGCTGCTGGTAGCTATCGAAG AAACCAGCCGCTTGTGCCTGCACCTGTGTGGCCCTGCCCGCTCCTGCCGCATCCGCCTCCAGGACCCGCAAGGCCAGGATGTCCTATGGCTCCGACGGCCCTTCGGGGCGGGCGCCAGCTGCCTGGGCTGCTGCCGGACGGAGATGCGGGTGTTCACCGCCGGTGACCAGCTCGTGGGCAGCGTGCGGCAGAG GTGGGGCATCCTTGCCCATCTCTGGGACCTGCGTGACCTCCACGGCGCAGCCACCATGAGGATCCGAGGCTCCTGCGCGGCCAGCCGCTGCTCCTCCAACCAGGAGTTCCAG GTCACCTCCCGCGCCGGCAGCCCCGTGGCAGTGATCTGGAAGAGGTGGCCAGGTTTCAATGAAGACCAGAACGTGGACCATGAGTTCTTCGGGGTGGACA TTTCAGCAAAGCTGGGGGCCGAGGACACCgctctcctgctggcagcagcctTCCTCCTG AACTTCATGTTCTTCGAGATGAGCTGA